The Lycium barbarum isolate Lr01 chromosome 12, ASM1917538v2, whole genome shotgun sequence genome includes a region encoding these proteins:
- the LOC132623229 gene encoding uncharacterized protein At2g34460, chloroplastic-like, with protein MATATRLFFLRTSAFTFTSKRHSVTLFDNKVQSFRIKAANIEGSEIEGKEEVGNSEKKKIFVAGATGNTGKRIVEQLLAKGFAVKAGVLDIDKAKSTLPGQNPDLQIVKADVTEGSAGLADAIGTDSDAVVCATGFRRSLDFLAPWKVDNFGTVNLVDACRTIGVNRFILISSILVNGAEMGQLFNPAYVFLNVFGLTLIAKLQAEQYIRRSGINYTIIRPGGLKNDPPQGNIVMEQEDTLYEGSISRDQVAEVAVEALVLAESHYKVVEIVARTDAPKRSLEELFGSIKQH; from the exons ATGGCTACTGCCACTCGTCTCTTCTTCCTTAGAACCTCTGCCTTTACTTTCACTTCTAAAAGGCACTCTGTTACTCTTTTTGACAACAAAGTTCAGTCTTTCCGTATCAAAGCAGCAAAT ATAGAGGGAAGTGAAATTGAAGGAAAAGAGGAAGTGGGTAACAgtgaaaagaagaaaatatttGTTGCAGGTGCAACTGGGAACACTGGAAAGAGGATTGTTGAGCAGCTTTTGGCTAAGGGTTTTGCTGTCAAGGCTGGAGTTCTTGATATTGATAAGGCTAAATCAACCTTACCTGGTCAAAACCCTGATCTTCAAATT GTGAAAGCAGATGTCACAGAGGGATCAGCAGGGCTAGCTGATGCCATTGGCACTGATTCAGATGCAGTAGTATGTGCTACAGGTTTTCGACGTTCATTGGATTTTCTGGCTCCATGGAAG GTTGATAACTTTGGCACAGTGAACCTTGTTGACGCATGCCGAACAATTGGTGTTAATAGATTCATCCTTATTAGCTCCATtctggtcaatggggctgaaatgggcCAGTTGTTTAATCCAGCATATGTATTTCTTAATGTTTTTGGACTGACGTTGATAGCAAAGCTCCAAGCAGAACAATATATTCGGAGATCTGGGATCAACTACACAATAATAAGGCCTGGTGGGCTAAAAAACGATCCACCTCAAGGAAACATTGTAATGGAACAAGAG GATACCCTTTACGAAGGCTCGATATCTAGAGATCAGGTGGCTGAAGTAGCAGTTGAGGCATTAGTCCTTGCAGAATCTCATTACAAAGTTGTGGAGATAGTAGCTCGTACTGATGCCCCTAAACGTTCATTGGAGGAACTATTCGGTTCCATAAAGCAGCACTAG
- the LOC132622353 gene encoding DNA replication licensing factor MCM3 homolog 2, whose translation MDLSDEVRASHKRTFLKFFEQTELDTELKKEFDSIINNNRRRVIMDLSDFYNDTEGSDLARRLLQNPSEYMQPLVDALTDMIRTHNPKYLKEGEQVLVGFTGPFVSRRVTPRELLSRFIGSMVCVEGIVTKCSLVRPKVVKSVHFCPTTEKFTAREYRDITSNVGLPTGSVYPTRDDNGNLLVTEYGLCTYKDHQTLSMQEVPENSAPGQLPRTVDIVVEDDLVDSCKPGDRVAVVGVYKALPSKSQGSMNGVFRTILIANNVSLLNKSANAPNYTEKVLKDIKNISVRDDTFDLLANSLAPSIYGHLWIKKAVVLLMLGGIEKNLKNGTHLRGDINMMMVGDPSVAKSQLLRAIMNIAPLAISTTGRGSSGVGLTAAVTSDQETGERRLEAGAMVLADRGVVCIDEFDKMNDQDRVAIHEVMEQQTVTIAKAGIHASLNARCSVVAAANPIYGSYDRSLTPTKNIGLPDSLLSRFDLLFIVLDQMDPGVDRQISEHVLRMHRYRSQIDGGGSALDDNSRHEEQNDKDEMPVYVKYNRMLHGRNSTRRKKDTLTIQFLKTYIHYAKNRIHPELTDEASDNIATAYAELRSASTNAKTGGGTLPITARTLETIIRLSTAHAKLKLRRQVLKTDVEAALQVLHFAIYHQELTEMEEREQEREKELEKNRSADHDAGNKASGRKRRAEHDAGDESAPHEAGGVGGSEPMETDDTPAAEISISPERLQAFSAVLGRHRSSQHVEQISVADVESVVNNGAPVPYSKAEIEKLLQMMQEKGQLWIHSDTNVVYFM comes from the exons ATGGATCTAAGCGACGAGGTTAGGGCTTCGCACAAGCGAACTTTCCTCAAGTTCTTTGAACAAACT GAGTTGGACACGGAGCTGAAGAAGGAATTTGATTCTATCATAAACAACAATAGGCGTCGTGTCATTATGGATCTCTCTGATTTCTACAATGACACAGAAGGCTCTGATTTAGCTCGCAG GCTTCTTCAGAATCCAAGTGAGTATATGCAACCGTTGGTTGATGCTTTAACAGATATGATCCGGACCCATAATCCCAAGTACCTTAAAGAAGGCGAACAAGTGTTGGTTGGGTTTACTGGTCCTTTTGTTTCGAGGAGAGTAACCCCAAGAGAGCTGTTGTCCCGTTTTATTGGTTCCATGGTCTGCGTTGAAGGCATTGTCACCAAGT GTTCTCTTGTAAGGCCAAAGGTTGTAAAGAGTGTCCACTTTTGCCCAACAACTGAGAAATTCACGGCCCGTGAATATAGAGATATCACATCGAATGTTGGTCTGCCAACTGGTTCTGTGTACCCGACACGG GATGATAATGGCAATTTGCTAGTCACAGAGTATGGGTTATGCACATACAAAGATCATCAAACTTTATCAATGCAAGAGGTGCCTGAAAATTCTGCTCCTGGTCAACTTCCTAGAACAGTGGATATAGTCGTGGAGGATGATCTTGTTGATTCATGCAAGCCTGGAGACCGTGTAGCAGTTGTTGGGGTATACAAAGCTCTTCCTAGTAAAAGCCAAGGAAGCATGAATGGGGTATTCAG AACAATCCTCATAGCTAACAATGTGTCTCTCCTGAACAAGTCTGCAAATGCGCCAAACTACACAGAGAAAGTCCTGAAAGACATCAAGAATATTTCTGTTAGAGATGATACTTTTGATCTTCTTGCTAATTCACTGGCGCCATCTATATATGGGCATTTGTGGATAAAGAAAGCAGTAGTTCTGCTCATGCTCGGTGGAATCGAAAAGAACTTGAAAAATGGAACTCACTTAAGAGG TGATATAAATATGATGAtggttggtgatccatctgttGCCAAGTCTCAGCTGCTGAGAGCAATTATGAATATTGCTCCATTAGCAATATCAACTACCGGTCGTGGTTCTTCCGGAGTTGGTTTGACCGCTGCAGTTACTTCTGATCAAGAAACAG GAGAAAGAAGGCTAGAAGCTGGTGCCATGGTACTTGCTGACAGAGGTGTTGTTTGCATCGATGAGTTCGATAAAATGAATGATCAAGATCGAGTTGCTATACATGAAGTTATGGAGCAGCAGACTGTAACCATTGCTAAAGCAGGAATCCATGCATCCTTGAATGCTCGATGCAGTGTAGTTGCAGCTGCTAATCCCATATATGGTTCG TATGACCGATCATTAACTCCAACGAAGAACATTGGACTACCTGACTCCCTGCTCTCTCGTTTTGATTTGTTGTTTATTGTTCTGGATCAAATGGATCCTGGGGTTGATCGTCAAATTTCTGAGCATGTTTTGCGCATGCATCGGTATCGTTCTCAAATAGATGGAG GTGGCTCGGCGTTAGATGACAATTCAAGACATGAAGAACAAAATGACAAGGACGAAATGCCAGTCTATGTTAAGTATAATAGGATGCTACATGGTAGAAATTCAACTCGGCGTAAAAAGGATACGCTGACCATTCAGTTTCTTAAGACATACATTCATTATGCAAAAAACAGGATCCATCCTGAGCTGACTGATGAG GCATCTGATAACATAGCTACTGCTTATGCGGAGCTTAGGAGTGCCAGTACAAATGCAAAG ACTGGGGGAGGAACTCTTCCAATTACTGCCAGAACTTTGGAAACAATTATTCGGCTCTCCACTGCCCATGCCAAGCTGAAGTTGAGAAGACAG GTTTTGAAGACTGATGTAGAAGCTGCTCTTCAAGTTCTACATTTTGCCATATATCATCAAGAACTGACTGAGATGGAGGAACGCGAGCAAGAAAGAGAAAAGGAATTGGAGAAGAATCGCAGCGCTGACCATGATGCTGGTAATAAAGCTTCAGGTCGTAAACGCAGAGCTGAGCATGATGCTGGCGATGAATCAGCTCCTCATGAAGCCGGGGGAGTTGG TGGCAGTGAACCAATGGAAACTGATGATACTCCGGCAGCTGAAATCAGCATATCTCCTGAGAG ATTGCAAGCATTCAGTGCAGTGCTCGGTAGGCACAGGAGCTCACAGCATGTGGAACAAATTTCAGTTGCTGATGTAGAGAGTGTTGTCAACAATGGGGCGCCTGTACCTTACTCAAAGGCAGAGATAGAGAAATTATTACAG ATGATGCAAGAGAAAGGCCAACTGTGGATACATAGTGATACCAATGTAGTTTACTTCATGTAA
- the LOC132624485 gene encoding putative disease resistance protein At1g50180, translating to MAEAAVSYVAERLIDLFQRKIVFLKNVQQEVEGVRNELIRMKCFLKDADMKQEEDKDARIRNWVSEIRAVAYHAEDVIEIFIHQVESFERQSFFIKCAFYPKKLYLLYKVGKEIESIQTKILEISNSRERYGIRHIQGLGDGEGSSTARKRMRELRRSSPLVANKDAVGLEKHVNSVVSILLKEDKRLHVASIVGMGGIGKTTLAKEVYNQAQIRGKFDNRAWVYVSQDYKPTKIIKELILQLANPEEDKVKIVDTMDKLSEAALEEMLHRRLEKTCYLIVLDDIWTTEAWDIIARSFPNNDKSSRLLLTSRRKEVALHADAHTTPYELKVLSEEESWELFIKKAFAEERECPQDLVDVGKEILKKCDGLPLAITVIGGLLAGKKKQRSEWQRVQRSLSSYLVGSQAYGVSAILALSYHELPPHLKSCFLYLGLLQKGKDIPVKQLMHIWIAHGLIQQKGEQKLEDIAEDFLDELIGRNLVRVNLVKADDKVKSCRLHDLLRDFCIMKAKEEIFLEVHQKADDLSISVSESRHHVFQCPPDRYKYLGNSKSYIRSLLSFDSSAKPVNLDCICTSSFKLLKVLYIDSPGLKVISESIGKLCSLKYLGIGWRTRIKKLPRSISRLKNLETIDMPMSRYYSVLVPNVLWKLENLKHLLGYIESRSLLKIDLLNNLQTLGSIPVHHWMHNENLTRMTNLQKVGLLIESVDNLDVDRLCDSLAELESLQSLCLEVEYSLQISMFAGLSKLTHVVKLKFKGKLASMPAHPCVFPPNLCQLTLVDSQLHPDSIQVLEKLTNLSTLKLVNAFDLQDYSITISENGFRGLKFLRVEQLMFMQEMKLGKGAMAGLKCLQIFKCYSLRRLPEELISLTNLDKLEIRGMSEEFIARLQLSDLCKLQHIPNIVVGSTDDDEWIQEELERASLIRKIRTHAQVIRAAVLFQAASERSPNVNTD from the coding sequence ATGGCTGAAGCAGCAGTTTCCTATGTTGCAGAGCGGCTTATTGATCTTTTCCaaagaaaaattgttttcctGAAAAATGTCCAACAAGAAGTTGAAGGTGTGCGAAACGAGCTCATCCGTATGAAGTGTTTCCTGAAAGATGCAGATATGAAGCAAGAGGAAGATAAGGACGCAAGAATCCGCAATTGGGTATCTGAAATCAGAGCAGTTGCCTACCATGCTGAGGATGTGATTGAAATATTCATCCACCAAGTTGAGTCCTTTGAACGACAGAGTTTCTTCATCAAGTGTGCCTTCTATCCTAAGAAGCTATACTTGCTTTACAAAGTAGGGAAAGAAATCGAATCGATCCAGACCAAAATTCTTGAAATATCCAACAGCCGTGAAAGATATGGCATCAGGCATATTCAAGGGCTCGGAGATGGGGAAGGGTCAAGCACAGCACGCAAGAGGATGCGTGAACTACGCCGCTCCTCCCCCTTGGTTGCCAATAAGGACGCTGTTGGTCTGGAGAAGCATGTGAATTCTGTCGTGTCAATCCTTCTGAAGGAGGACAAACGGCTTCATGTTGCTTCAATTGTTGGTATGGGGGGCATTGGGAAGACGACTCTTGCCAAAGAAGTTTATAACCAAGCTCAAATCAGAGGAAAGTTTGATAACCGGGCATGGGTTTATGTATCCCAAGATTATAAACCCACGAAGATCATCAAGGAACTCATTCTACAACTGGCAAATCCAGAAGAAGACAAAGTGAAGATAGTTGATACGATGGACAAACTCTCAGAGGCTGCTTTGGAGGAAATGCTCCATAGGCGCTTGGAAAAAACATGCTATCTGATTGTTCTTGATGACATCTGGACCACAGAAGCATGGGATATTATTGCTAGGTCATTTCCCAACAATGATAAGTCAAGTAGATTGCTACTTACCAGCCGCAGAAAGGAGGTTGCTTTGCATGCAGATGCCCATACAACACCATACGAACTTAAAGTATTGAGTGAGGAGGAGAGCTGGGAACTCTTTATCAAGAAAGCATTTGCTGAGGAAAGAGAGTGTCCACAGGACTTGGTGGACGTAGGGAAAGAGATTCTGAAAAAATGTGATGGCTTGCCACTGGCTATTACTGTCATAGGAGGCCTCTTAGCAGGGAAGAAGAAACAAAGAAGTGAGTGGCAAAGAGTACAGAGAAGCCTCAGTTCATACCTTGTTGGAAGCCAAGCTTATGGTGTATCAGCTATCTTGGCATTGAGTTATCATGAATTACCTCCCCATTTAAAATCTTGCTTTCTCTACTTAGGCCTTCTCCAAAAAGGCAAAGACATCCCCGTGAAGCAACTCATGCACATATGGATTGCCCATGGTCTTATTCAGCAAAAGGGAGAACAAAAATTAGAGGACATTGCGGAGGATTTTCTTGATGAGCTCATTGGGAGAAATTTGGTTCGAGTAAACCTAGTTAAAGCAGATGACAAAGTTAAAAGTTGCCGGCTCCATGATCTCCTACGAGACTTTTGTATTATGAAGGCAAAGGAAGAAATTTTTCTCGAGGTCCATCAGAAAGCAGATGATCTATCTATATCGGTGTCTGAATCTCGACACCATGTCTTTCAATGTCCACCCGACAGGTACAAATATTTGggaaattcaaaatcatatataaGATCCCTTCTATCATTTGATTCATCTGCTAAGCCAGTTAACCTTGATTGTATTTGTACAAGTAGTTTCAAACTTCTCAAAGTGCTATACATAGACTCTCCTGGTTTAAAAGTTATCTCAGAGAGTATCGGGAAACTATGTTCCTTGAAGTACTTAGGCATAGGATGGAGGACACGCATAAAGAAGCTTCCCCGTTCGATAAGTCGTTTGAAAAACTTAGAAACTATAGATATGCCCATGTCTAGGTATTATTCTGTGCTAGTTCCCAATGTCTTGTGGAAGTTAGAGAACTTAAAGCATCTGCTTGGTTACATAGAATCCCGCAGCCTATTGAAGATTGACCTACTCAACAATCTCCAAACTCTAGGCAGCATACCTGTTCATCACTGGATGCACAATGAAAACCTGACAAGAATGACTAATCTCCAAAAAGTTGGTTTACTCATTGAAAGTGTGGACAACCTAGACGTGGATCGATTATGTGATTCACTCGCAGAGCTTGAGAGCCTTCAATCCTTGTGCTTGGAAGTAGAGTATAGCTTACAAATATCTATGTTTGCTGGTTTATCTAAGTTGACTCATGTTGTCAAGCTTAAGTTTAAGGGAAAGTTAGCCTCAATGCCAGCTCATCCTTGTGTATTTCCACCGAATCTTTGTCAGCTGACTTTGGTGGACTCCCAGCTCCATCCAGATTCAATCCAAGTGTTGGAGAAGCTAACCAACTTGTCAACTCTAAAACTAGTTAATGCTTTTGATCTGCAAGATTATAGTATAACAATATCGGAGAATGGGTTTCGTGGACTCAAGTTTCTCAGGGTGGAGCAACTAATGTTTATGCAAGAGATGAAGCTAGGGAAAGGTGCAATGGCAGGACTCAAATGCCTGCAAATCTTCAAATGCTACTCATTGAGGAGGCTCCCAGAAGAGTTGATATCATTGACTAACCTTGACAAGCTGGAGATTAGAGGAATGTCTGAAGAATTTATTGCTAGACTTCAACTTTCAGATTTGTGCAAACTCCAACATATTCCCAACATAGTCGTTGGAAGTACAGATGATGACGAATGGATCCAAGAAGAACTGGAGCGTGCAAGTCTCATTAGAAAGATCAGGACACATGCACAGGTAATAAGAGCAGCAGTTTTGTTCCAGGCAGCGTCAGAGAGGAGTCCAAATGTCAATACTGATTGA
- the LOC132622852 gene encoding uncharacterized protein At2g34460, chloroplastic-like: protein MEGSEIKEEKEAGISEKKKIFVAGAAGNTGKRIVEQLLAKGFAVKAGVRDVDKAKSILPEANPLLQFVKADVTEGSDKLADAIGDDSDAVICATGFQPSLNLLAPWKVDNIGTVNLVDACQKLGINRFILISSILVNGAAMGQWFNPVYIILNAMGLVLVAKLQAEKYIRKSGINYTIIRPGGLKNDPPQGNIIMQPEDTLFRGSISRDQVAEVAVEALLHPESHHKVVEIVASTDVPKRSFEELFGSIEQQ, encoded by the exons ATGGAAGGAAGTGAAATTAAGGAGGAAAAAGAAGCGGGTATCAgtgaaaagaagaaaatatttGTTGCAGGTGCGGCTGGGAATACAGGTAAGAGGATTGTTGAGCAGCTTTTGGCTAAGGGTTTTGCTGTTAAAGCTGGGGTTCGTGATGTTGACAAGGCTAAGTCTATCTTACCTGAAGCAAACCCTCTTCTTCAATTT GTGAAAGCAGATGTGACAGAGGGATCAGATAAACTAGCCGATGCCATTGGTGATGATTCTGATGCGGTAATATGTGCTACTGGTTTCCAGCCTTCGTTGAATTTGTTGGCACCTTGGAAG GTTGATAATATTGGCACAGTGAACCTTGTGGATGCATGCCAAAAACTTGGTATTAATAGGTTCATCCTTATAAGTTCAATTCTCGTCAATGGGGCTGCAATGGGTCAGTGGTTCAATCCAGTTTATATAATCCTTAATGCTATGGGACTCGTATTGGTAGCAAAGCTTCAAGCCGAGAAATACATTCGTAAATCTGGCATCAACTACACAATTATTAGGCCCGGTGGGCTAAAAAATGATCCTCCACAAGGAAATATAATCATGCAACCGGAG GACACCCTTTTTCGAGGCTCAATATCCAGAGATCAGGTAGCTGAAGTTGCAGTTGAGGCATTGCTCCATCCAGAATCTCATCACAAGGTCGTGGAGATAGTGGCTAGTACAGATGTCCCTAAACGTTCATTCGAGGAGCTCTTTGGTTCAATAGAACAGCAGTGA